The following proteins come from a genomic window of Corallococcus sp. NCRR:
- a CDS encoding serine/threonine protein kinase, giving the protein MVSRKFERVCCLALSVLASGCAGSTMGRVSLRSDGTPGPERCSEEALEAMRYLRLPVGAGAIVEFDVNQGDVEPVTLYEGRVESMLLSDLGPLDSPTRLYGYVWTSGPQVVIRYYEARPPDSAARVPICAVVRMAKGQMLKLSGSLPGTAVLKYSRGGVFIVDKFL; this is encoded by the coding sequence ATGGTCTCCAGGAAGTTCGAACGTGTGTGCTGTCTTGCCTTGTCGGTGCTGGCCTCGGGATGCGCAGGCTCGACGATGGGCCGGGTGTCGCTTCGATCCGACGGGACACCAGGACCCGAGCGGTGCTCGGAAGAAGCGCTCGAGGCGATGCGCTATCTGCGGCTGCCAGTGGGGGCCGGCGCGATCGTTGAGTTCGATGTGAACCAGGGCGACGTCGAACCCGTCACGCTGTACGAGGGCCGGGTCGAAAGCATGCTGTTGAGTGATCTGGGCCCGCTGGACTCGCCCACTCGGCTCTACGGCTACGTATGGACAAGTGGGCCCCAGGTGGTCATCCGCTACTACGAGGCGCGTCCCCCGGATTCGGCGGCGCGGGTTCCCATCTGTGCGGTGGTTCGCATGGCCAAGGGACAGATGCTGAAGTTGTCCGGCTCTCTCCCGGGAACCGCCGTCCTCAAGTACTCACGAGGCGGTGTCTTCATCGTGGACAAGTTCCTCTAA
- a CDS encoding DUF2381 family protein: MFFLVATPALAGPREKAQVRTLVLSEHPDDAAHRIYVAGQIVTVLRFEQPCDPLKTKLLGWEGRFEPLLVEGKRVVIEPLRALGPDESVPLLVTLADGTSMSFLLRPPFTEEGGWTDQQVDVFKDRENYQSLVSVLSRTLKAKNELEEENARLREEETSADHALAALLVSGAAAQTPFKRQHTWRGYDVDAQLSMTVYSGRGKAAVMLSVTNQSERRTWRLSQTKLFASASRAPKTVAIRAERESIAVGQTGAIAFVVDRSAFLNREGKFEELALEVYQHDGRLLAAVLLDPQLVRE; the protein is encoded by the coding sequence TTGTTCTTCCTCGTTGCAACGCCCGCCCTGGCGGGGCCGCGAGAGAAAGCGCAGGTCCGGACCCTGGTGCTGTCGGAGCACCCGGACGACGCGGCCCATCGCATCTACGTGGCGGGGCAGATCGTGACGGTGCTCCGGTTCGAGCAACCCTGCGATCCGCTGAAGACGAAGCTGCTCGGATGGGAGGGGCGTTTCGAGCCGCTGCTGGTCGAGGGAAAGCGGGTGGTGATCGAGCCCCTTCGAGCCCTGGGGCCGGATGAGAGCGTTCCCCTGCTCGTGACGCTCGCGGATGGGACCTCGATGTCGTTCCTGCTGCGGCCGCCTTTCACTGAGGAGGGTGGCTGGACGGATCAGCAGGTGGACGTCTTCAAGGATCGGGAGAACTATCAGTCCCTGGTCTCCGTCCTGTCGCGCACGCTCAAGGCGAAGAACGAGTTGGAAGAGGAGAACGCGCGGCTGCGTGAAGAGGAGACCTCCGCGGACCACGCGCTGGCCGCGCTACTGGTGTCGGGGGCGGCAGCGCAAACGCCGTTCAAGCGGCAGCATACGTGGCGTGGATATGACGTGGATGCCCAACTCTCGATGACGGTCTATTCGGGCAGGGGCAAAGCGGCGGTCATGCTCAGCGTGACGAATCAGAGCGAGCGCCGGACCTGGCGCCTGTCCCAGACGAAGCTCTTCGCGTCAGCCAGTCGCGCGCCGAAGACCGTGGCCATTCGGGCCGAACGCGAGTCGATCGCCGTGGGCCAGACAGGTGCCATCGCGTTCGTGGTGGACCGCAGCGCGTTCCTCAACCGAGAGGGGAAGTTCGAGGAGCTGGCGCTGGAGGTCTACCAGCACGATGGGCGTCTTCTGGCCGCTGTGCTGTTGGACCCCCAGTTGGTGCGTGAGTAA
- a CDS encoding SMI1/KNR4 family protein, which yields MQRLLAEISAHHFPNPPATPSQIAAFEACVGWRLDEELRAFYLHCDGAALFRPFPDANYHLLPLEQIRRARVAMRPGDDDRFGSASWYTLVDLQDSDYVILDVAHPVNGRYPLLDAYHETFPEGVRPIAVSFSDFLEKALTSADSYFWLKG from the coding sequence ATGCAGCGGCTGCTGGCCGAAATCTCCGCCCACCACTTCCCCAATCCACCCGCCACGCCCTCCCAGATCGCTGCCTTCGAGGCGTGCGTTGGATGGAGGCTCGATGAGGAACTGCGCGCCTTCTACCTGCACTGCGATGGCGCGGCCCTCTTCCGGCCCTTCCCGGACGCGAACTACCACCTGCTGCCTCTAGAGCAGATCCGCAGGGCCCGCGTGGCCATGCGCCCAGGCGACGATGACCGGTTCGGCTCCGCGTCCTGGTACACGCTGGTGGATCTCCAGGACTCCGACTACGTCATCCTGGACGTCGCCCATCCAGTGAATGGCCGGTACCCACTCCTCGACGCGTACCACGAGACTTTTCCCGAGGGAGTACGCCCCATCGCAGTGTCCTTCAGCGACTTCCTGGAGAAGGCGCTCACCAGTGCCGACAGCTATTTCTGGCTGAAGGGGTGA
- a CDS encoding SDR family oxidoreductase, whose amino-acid sequence MFVVTGASGKLGQFVVEGLLKKVPAGQVAVAVRNPDKAKAWAERGVQVRQVDYDRPETLNGAFSKGDTVLLISANEVGKRFPQHSAVIEAAKKAGVRLLAYTSILFADRSSLSLAGEHKATEEAIRASGIPYVFLRNGWYVENYTEHIAPALQYGVVQGSAKEGRVATATRQEYADAAVAVLTGTGHENQVYELAGDSSFSLPEYVAELSRQSGKPVKYVDLPVAEFSAALQAVGVPKPFADTLADADAGLARGELNDTSRTLSRLIGRPTAPFGNAIGAALKQG is encoded by the coding sequence ATGTTCGTGGTCACGGGAGCCTCGGGGAAGCTGGGCCAGTTCGTCGTGGAGGGGTTGCTGAAGAAGGTGCCGGCGGGCCAGGTGGCGGTGGCGGTGCGCAATCCGGACAAGGCGAAGGCCTGGGCCGAGCGCGGCGTGCAGGTGCGGCAGGTGGACTACGACCGGCCGGAGACGCTGAACGGGGCGTTTTCGAAGGGGGACACGGTGCTGCTCATCTCCGCGAACGAGGTGGGCAAGCGCTTCCCGCAGCACTCGGCGGTGATTGAGGCGGCGAAGAAGGCGGGCGTGAGGCTGCTGGCCTACACGAGCATCCTGTTCGCGGACAGGAGCAGCCTGTCGCTGGCGGGGGAGCACAAGGCGACGGAGGAGGCCATCCGCGCGTCGGGCATCCCGTATGTGTTCCTGCGCAACGGCTGGTACGTGGAGAACTACACGGAGCACATCGCTCCGGCGCTCCAGTACGGCGTGGTGCAGGGCAGCGCGAAGGAGGGCCGGGTGGCGACGGCGACGCGCCAGGAGTACGCGGACGCGGCGGTGGCGGTGCTGACGGGCACGGGCCACGAGAACCAGGTGTACGAGCTGGCGGGGGACTCCAGCTTCAGCCTGCCGGAGTACGTGGCGGAGCTGTCGCGCCAGTCGGGCAAGCCGGTGAAGTACGTGGACCTGCCGGTGGCGGAGTTCTCCGCGGCGCTCCAGGCGGTGGGAGTGCCCAAGCCCTTCGCGGACACTCTGGCGGACGCGGACGCGGGCCTGGCTCGTGGGGAGCTGAATGACACGAGCCGCACGCTGAGCCGGTTGATTGGCAGGCCCACGGCGCCGTTCGGGAACGCGATTGGCGCGGCGCTGAAACAGGGCTGA
- a CDS encoding winged helix-turn-helix transcriptional regulator — protein sequence MKASKGSALLEKVKQRGDLYAPMCPSRGVLEHVTSQWGVLVLVALKEEGTHRFSELRRKVGGVSEKMLAQTLQALEQDGFVHREAHPVIPPHVDYSLTPLGEEVAVHVEALTSWIEDNLPRVMTARTQAQPRKKAS from the coding sequence ATGAAGGCAAGCAAGGGCAGTGCATTGCTGGAGAAGGTGAAGCAGCGCGGGGACCTGTACGCGCCGATGTGTCCCTCGCGCGGCGTGCTGGAGCACGTCACCAGCCAGTGGGGCGTGCTGGTGCTCGTCGCGCTCAAGGAGGAGGGCACCCACCGCTTCAGCGAGCTGCGCCGCAAGGTGGGCGGGGTCAGCGAGAAGATGCTCGCCCAGACGCTCCAGGCCCTGGAGCAGGACGGCTTCGTGCACCGCGAGGCCCACCCCGTGATTCCCCCTCACGTCGACTACAGCCTCACGCCCCTGGGCGAAGAGGTCGCCGTCCACGTGGAGGCGCTGACCTCCTGGATCGAGGACAACCTCCCCCGGGTGATGACCGCCCGGACCCAGGCGCAGCCCCGCAAGAAGGCCTCCTGA